The window GCGCTGACCCATGCCATCCACGGCGTTTCGAACAAAATCGCTCCCGCCAGCGCGCCATAACCCACTGAAGCGCTGATCAGCATATCGGGCCAGTAAATTTCGGGGCGCGCCTTGTTGATGTCGCGCGTCAGCTCTGCCGCAGCGCGCAGCATCGCCTTGTCATCGGGAATTTGCGAATGCACGCGGCGCCCTCCGGCATCGGGGCCGGATTTCGCGTTCTCGGGAATAGTCGTCGCATCCATTGCGATAAAACTCTCGAATTGTCCTGTTGCAGCGCCCCATGCGCCGGTTTTTCCGCCTTAGCCTATTTGGCAGGCGCTTGACATACCGCCTCAAGCATAAGCAGTGCTGCTGGCTCATGAACAAAACTGGTGAGCAGGCAGGGCGGGCTTCGTGGCAGGCGAAATAGTGATTACCCCGGTTTCGGGCAAGAGTGACCTCAACGCATTTATCGATTGCGCTTATCGACTGAATGCCAATGACCCCAATTGGGTGCCGCCGCTGCGTGCCGATATGGTGGAACTGCTGACGCCGGGAAAGAACCCGTTCCACGAACATGCCAAAGTGCAATTGTTCCTCGCCCGGCGCGGGGGAGAAGTTGTGGGGCGGATTTCCGCGCATTATGATGAGCTGGCGCTCGCCCAGCCGCCCGAGCAGGGCATGGGCCCGGGAACGGGCAATTGGGGCCTGATGGAAGCCGATAGTGAAGAAGTAATGTCCGCCCTGATCGCCCGCGCCGAGGAATGGCTGCGCGAACGGGGCATGACCCGCGTGCTCGCTCCGATCAGCCTCTCCATCTGGGAAGAACCCGGCCTGCTGGTGCAGGGCCACGATCACCCACCGATGCTCCTCATGGGACATCACAATGCCGCCTATCAGGGCTGGGTCGAAGCGCAGGGCTATGAAACCGCCAAGCGGCTCTACACATACGATCTGGATGTCCGCAGCGGGTTTCCAGAACTGATCAAGCGGATCGTCAAATCGGGTGAACGCAGCAGCCGGATCACCGTACGCACGGTCGACAAATCGCGCTTTGCGGAAGAGGCCGCGATTGCCATCGATATCCTCAACGATGCGTGGTCGAAGAACTGGGGTTTCGTCCCATTCACGGAGACAGAGAAGGCCTATGGCGCGAAAAAGCTGAAACCGCTGATCCTCGAAGGCGCGAATATGATTGCGGAGGTGGATGGAGAGCCCGCAGCCTTCATGCTCTCCTGGCCGGACATCAATCAGAAGCTCAAAGATTTCGACGGAAAGCTCTTCCCCTTCAACTGGGCCAAGCTGCTGTGGTGGCTGCGCAATCCCAAGGATGCGGGCTTTCGCGTGCCGCTGATGGGCGTAGTGTCCCAATACCAGAATACACGGCTCGCGAGCCAGCTGGCCTTCATGATGATCGAATATATCCGGCGATATGCGGTCGAAGAGCACGGCGCGTCGCGAGGTGAAGTTGGCTGGATCCTTGAAGACAACAAGGGAATGGTCGCGATCGCCGATGCCATCGAGTCCAAAATCAACCGCGAATACCGCATTTATTCGAAGACGCTGTAATCGCAGCTATTTCGGCGGGAACGCACTGGCGGGTATGCACGTTTGGTCCGGTGAGGCAGCGATGGCGCTGCAGGGATGAAATGTGGCCACCAAATCAGCAGAGACCAAAAGCGCAGGCAAACCGTTCGCCCATGCGCTGATCGTGGAGGATGATGCCATCCTCGCGATGTCGCTGGAAGACGCCTTTCGTCGCAGCGGCACGCACGAAGTTACCGTTGTCTCCACGATGAAGGCGACCATGGAAGCTCTGAACGATGGTGCGAAGCCCGATGTCATCATCCTCGATGTTCACCTGGCCGATCGTGACGACGGCTGGGCTATCGCGGAGCTCGTCAGCCTGCTCGGCGCCAAACTTCCCAAAATCGTCTTCTCCACCGGAGCCCCTCAGGATATTCCCGGCGAGATCGCGGAAATGGGCACGGTCTTTGAAAAGCCTTACGATCCCGATGTGTTGGTCGAGAAATTGACCGCTTCGCGCCGGCTCGGCCCCTTCGCAAAACTGCGCCGTTAAGCGCTCCCTGCCTGTTGCGAGACGTCCGGACAGGGCTCGCATTTTCACGCGCAATTTGTTCAGATCCAAGAAAAAAGGCCTCCGCTCTTTTGAGCGAAGGCCTTTCGGGATCGTATCACTGCCGTTTTGGACGGGAGGGGGGTCTCGGCGGTGATGTAAGGATAATGGCTCGCCTGAAAATCGGTTCCCGCGGTGTGAATTTTTTTTCCAATTTTTTCTCGGCTTCGATTTTGACCGTCCAAATTTGCGCAATTTTCGGTAATTCGAATTCGAATGGAACCGTGTTGGAGAAGGCGCGTTGGACATGAATGCATGTCTGACTGCCGTACCGGCGGTCTGCTGGAGAGGGTACTATATGACTATTGGGGCCGAAGTCGCCGCACATCTTCCATTTCTTCGTCGCTACGCTCGAGCTCTCACGGGTTCGCAATCGACCGGAGACACTTTCGTCAAAGCAACGCTGGAGGCCGCCATCGCTGATGAAGAGCTGGCCTCTTCCCTGCGCGAAGGCCGTGTTGCACTCTATAAGGCGTTCACCAAAATGTGGT is drawn from Aurantiacibacter sp. MUD61 and contains these coding sequences:
- a CDS encoding N-acetyltransferase — translated: MAGEIVITPVSGKSDLNAFIDCAYRLNANDPNWVPPLRADMVELLTPGKNPFHEHAKVQLFLARRGGEVVGRISAHYDELALAQPPEQGMGPGTGNWGLMEADSEEVMSALIARAEEWLRERGMTRVLAPISLSIWEEPGLLVQGHDHPPMLLMGHHNAAYQGWVEAQGYETAKRLYTYDLDVRSGFPELIKRIVKSGERSSRITVRTVDKSRFAEEAAIAIDILNDAWSKNWGFVPFTETEKAYGAKKLKPLILEGANMIAEVDGEPAAFMLSWPDINQKLKDFDGKLFPFNWAKLLWWLRNPKDAGFRVPLMGVVSQYQNTRLASQLAFMMIEYIRRYAVEEHGASRGEVGWILEDNKGMVAIADAIESKINREYRIYSKTL
- a CDS encoding response regulator, giving the protein MATKSAETKSAGKPFAHALIVEDDAILAMSLEDAFRRSGTHEVTVVSTMKATMEALNDGAKPDVIILDVHLADRDDGWAIAELVSLLGAKLPKIVFSTGAPQDIPGEIAEMGTVFEKPYDPDVLVEKLTASRRLGPFAKLRR